From one Triticum aestivum cultivar Chinese Spring chromosome 4B, IWGSC CS RefSeq v2.1, whole genome shotgun sequence genomic stretch:
- the LOC123092817 gene encoding uncharacterized protein gives MGLQWMLLTCVVGAEAAVAALLTLPAPRAVRAQIVGLTSMLLQPMAAVLPFAAFQLLDIYWKNEHRLICTGEMCTSEERVRFEKSIFKSQRNVILCVSVFILYWSIYRICKFNKDIKALEEVEKRIKEE, from the exons ATGGGGCTGCAGTGGATGCTCCTGACGTGCGTGGtgggggcggaggcggcggtggccgcgcTGCTCACGCTCCCGGCGCCGCGGGCCGTGCGGGCACAGATCGTCGGGCTCACCTCGATGCTTCTGCAGCCCATGGCCGCCGTGCTCCCCTTCGCCGCCTTCCAGCTACTCG ATATCTACTGGAAGAACGAGCACAGGCTGATTTGCACGGGGGAGATGTGCACCTCCGAGGAGCGTGTCCGCTTCGAGAAATCC ATTTTCAAGTCCCAGAGGAATGTCATCCTTTGTGTTTCAGTATTTATCCTTTATTG GTCCATCTATCGCATTTGCAAGTTCAACAAGGACATCAAGGCACTGGAGGAGGTTGAGAAGCGCATCAAGGAAGAGTAG